One genomic segment of Rhizobium gallicum bv. gallicum R602sp includes these proteins:
- a CDS encoding oxidoreductase: MSKTERGVALVTGASSGIGMAAARALRRNGYRVFGTSRKPMANTDDGVTMLVCDVTDDESVQKFVDDVVSRAGRIDLLVNNAGIGLLGGAEESSAAQAKTLFDVNVFGVMRLTNAILPIMRRQRKGRIINMSSILGLIPAPFNALYASTKHAIEGYSESLDHEVRTQGIRVVLVEPGVTRTSFEENLTRADQPLAVYDSVRADAEKLMREIVETGDAPEIVANMVVKSANAASPKRRYTVGKAAGLVRFLRRFMPESFVDKNLRKFNRLPA; the protein is encoded by the coding sequence ATGAGTAAGACAGAACGCGGAGTCGCCCTGGTCACAGGCGCATCGTCGGGCATTGGAATGGCGGCCGCACGAGCGTTGCGGCGCAATGGCTACCGGGTGTTCGGAACCAGCCGGAAGCCGATGGCCAACACCGACGATGGTGTGACAATGCTGGTTTGCGACGTCACCGACGACGAGTCTGTACAGAAGTTCGTCGATGATGTCGTGAGCCGTGCAGGACGGATTGATCTTCTCGTCAACAATGCCGGAATTGGACTGCTCGGAGGTGCTGAGGAGTCCTCTGCCGCGCAAGCAAAAACTCTGTTCGACGTGAATGTCTTCGGCGTCATGCGTTTAACAAATGCAATACTACCGATCATGAGACGCCAACGGAAAGGCAGGATCATCAACATGAGCTCCATTCTCGGGCTCATTCCTGCCCCCTTCAACGCCCTCTATGCATCGACCAAGCACGCAATTGAGGGATATTCGGAATCGCTCGACCATGAAGTGCGAACGCAAGGCATTCGCGTCGTACTGGTGGAACCTGGGGTCACCCGCACATCGTTCGAGGAAAATCTCACGCGCGCGGATCAACCGCTCGCCGTGTACGATAGCGTTCGTGCCGACGCTGAGAAGCTGATGCGAGAGATTGTCGAGACGGGAGACGCACCCGAGATCGTCGCCAACATGGTGGTCAAGTCGGCCAACGCAGCATCACCGAAGAGGCGTTACACCGTAGGAAAGGCTGCGGGGCTGGTCCGTTTCCTGCGCCGCTTCATGCCCGAGTCTTTCGTCGACAAAAATCTTCGGAAATTCAACAGGCTTCCCGCCTAA